The proteins below come from a single Ciona intestinalis unplaced genomic scaffold, KH HT001064.1, whole genome shotgun sequence genomic window:
- the LOC100184120 gene encoding co-chaperone protein daf-41-like, giving the protein MNRTCRPASRFVEKISSNFYRSDFIIKEQTRRNILFKMTADVKSNGDAQSTRPAPTMWAQRPQVVYLTFKVDGCKNPKVTFNNNKVEFSGEDSTKKIVYQNNLEFFEEIDPEQSVWSTKGMGVECTIAKKLNETWPRLTKEKTKIHWLKVDFGKWKDEDDTDDEEVGGGGGGGEPDLSQMMAQMGGGIPGMGGGMPDMADLPEVDSDDEDIPELEETEEA; this is encoded by the exons atgaatCGAACATGCCGCCCAGCGTCACGCTTCGTTGAAAAAATTTCCTCGAATTTTTATCGAAGCGATTTCATTATCAAGGAACAAACAAGacgtaatattttgtttaaaatgacgGCTGATGTAAAATCAAACGGAGATGCCCAAAG CACCCGTCCTGCCCCAACAATGTGGGCCCAACGTCCACAGGTAGTTTACCTCACCTTCAAAGTAGATGGGTGCAAGAATCCCAAAGTTACTTTCAACAATAATAAGGTGGAGTTCAGTGGAGAAGACAGCACAAAGAAGATTGTTTATCAAAATAATTTGGAATTCTTTGAAGAAATTGATCCAGAG CAAAGTGTTTGGTCAACTAAAGGGATGGGAGTTGAATGCACGATCGCTAAGAAGTTGAACGAAACATGGCCAAGACTTACCAAGGAAAAGACGAAG ATTCATTGGTTGAAAGTTGACTTTGGTAAGTGGAAAGACGAAGATGACACCGATGATGAGGAAGTTGGAGGAGGAGGGGGCGGGGGGGAACCCGACCTTTCACAg ATGATGGCGCAGATGGGAGGGGGAATCCCCGGCATGGGGGGAGGAATGCCGGATATGGCGGACTTACCGGAGGTCGACAGCGATGATGAAG aTATCCCTGAACTTGAAGAAACAGAAGAGGCTTAA